Below is a window of Streptomyces spongiicola DNA.
CGAGCCGGAGAGCAGGACGTGGTCGGCGGTGGCACCGCGGGCGAGGGCCGCCTTCAGGACGAGGTCGAGCTGTTCCCGTACGCGCTCCTGGCCGACGAACTCGTCCAGCGACTTCGGCCGCAGGGCCGCCTCCACGGCCTGGTCCTCGCCGTCGGCGGAGGCCGCGACGAGCCTGCCGTCGGCGTCGTCGGTCGTCGGTGCGGTGTTGTCCCGGTTCACAGTGGATTGCCTCGCGTGGTCGGCGGGTCAGGTTCGGTCCGGCGGGATGCGATCCGGTCCGGTCCGGTCAGCGGGTGCGATCCGGCCCAAGGGGACGCGATCCGGCCCGGCGGAATACGGTCCGGCGGAATACGGTCCGGTCAGCGGGTGCGGTTCAGCGTCCGCAGAGCCGCCTTGAGCAGCGGACCGACCTGGGGTTCACCGGCCGCCGCCTCCGCCTGCGGCGTCACCGCGGCGACCGCCTCGTCGGCCTCACGGGCCGCATAGCCGAGGCCGATCAGCGCGGAGTGCAACTGATCGCGCCAGGCCTGCGCGACGGGAGCCCCGACGGCACGCCCCGGTGACCCGGCGGGCTCGCCGAGGCGGTCCCTCAACTCCAGCAGCAGCTTCTGGGCGCCCTTCTTCCCGATGCCGGGCACGGCGGTGAGCGCCTTCTCGTCGGAGGTGGCCACCGCC
It encodes the following:
- the ruvA gene encoding Holliday junction branch migration protein RuvA, with translation MIAFVSGVVAALAPTTAVVEVGGVGMAVQCTPDTLSGLRVGQQARLATSLVVREDSLTLYGFADDDERQVFELLQTASGVGPRLAQAMLAVHSPDALRRAVATSDEKALTAVPGIGKKGAQKLLLELRDRLGEPAGSPGRAVGAPVAQAWRDQLHSALIGLGYAAREADEAVAAVTPQAEAAAGEPQVGPLLKAALRTLNRTR